A portion of the Lolium rigidum isolate FL_2022 chromosome 1, APGP_CSIRO_Lrig_0.1, whole genome shotgun sequence genome contains these proteins:
- the LOC124684796 gene encoding protein MAIN-LIKE 1-like, protein MVWLLDQEYDRDHRAFHMTERRTDLHPLKIRYHGTVDMAYDERYTEFIEPTGLLPFISLVRRGEPNMNAAALTALVDRWRPETYTFHLRADEMTPTLQDVSMILGLPIQGESLCMNTTSDEWRRQMEDLIGMAPPPPEDKKDRAPAGAPFAWIRLNFGQCPQGANMDTLRTYTRVYLWYMISRTLFPDSGGKLAHWCWFKALTVLEHRWSWGTSALAYLYRQVM, encoded by the coding sequence atggtgtggcttctagatcaagagtatgatagggatcaccgggcttttcatatgacggagagaagaacggatcttcaccctttgaagattcgttaccatggcacagtggatatggcgtatgacgagaggtacacggagttcatcgagcctaccggtcttctcccgttcatatcgCTTGTAAGACGTGGGGAGCCaaacatgaacgccgcggcactcaccgcccttgtcgaccggtggaggccggagacgtataccttccacttgagggccgacgagatgacccctactcttcaggatgtttccatgatccttggacttcctattcagggcgagtcactgtgtatgaacacaactTCTGATGAGTGGCGCCgacagatggaggaccttattggcatggctcctccgccgccagaagATAAAAAGGATAGAGCTCCCGCCGGCGCACCTTTCGCTTGGATTAGGCTTAACTTTGGACAATGCCCTCAAGGGGCCAACATGGACACTCTCAGGACGTACACCCGCGTGTACTtgtggtacatgatttcgaggactctctttcctgacagtggtgggaagctggcccattggtgttggttcAAGGCACTTACAGTGTTGgagcaccggtggagttggggaacatcggcacttgcctacctctaccggcaggtgatg